The sequence AGGCCTGCCGTTGGATGAGGAGTAAGCACCGGAATGAACCCACGTCTCACCGACCAGGCCGCCCAGCACTCCGGCTTAAGCCACGCTGATCTGGAGCGGCTCAGTGGCATCGCCCGTCAAGCCGCGACGGCTGGTGCCAGTCAACTCAAGGCCCTGTTCGGGCGACTGGAGCGCATCCGCGAAAAGGGCCGCGCCGGTGACCTCGTCACCGAGGCCGATGTGGCCGCTGAACAGGCCGTCCTGCAGGTCCTGAGCGAGGAGACACCTGAGTTAGGGGTCCTCGCAGAGGAGAGCGGCCGCAAGGAAGGCCAAGGGAGCGACTTGCAGTGGTGTGTCGATCCCCTCGATGGGACGACGAACTATGCGCATGGCTATCCGTTTTTTGGAACCTCCATTGGCTTGACCTGGCGCGGGCAGCCCCTCCTGGGTGCCCTGGCCGTTCCAGCACTCGATCGGCTCTATTGGGCCGCGCCAGGGCTGGGTGCTTGGTGCAACGATGCCGCCATCACTGTCAGCGGCTGCAACAACCTCGGAGATTCCCTCCTGGTGACTGGGTTTGCCTACGACCGGCACAACCGCTT is a genomic window of Synechococcus sp. A10-1-5-1 containing:
- a CDS encoding inositol monophosphatase family protein — encoded protein: MNPRLTDQAAQHSGLSHADLERLSGIARQAATAGASQLKALFGRLERIREKGRAGDLVTEADVAAEQAVLQVLSEETPELGVLAEESGRKEGQGSDLQWCVDPLDGTTNYAHGYPFFGTSIGLTWRGQPLLGALAVPALDRLYWAAPGLGAWCNDAAITVSGCNNLGDSLLVTGFAYDRHNRLDNNYAEFAYFTHRTRGVRRGGAAAVDLAFVAQGLLDGYWERGLSPWDLAAGMALVEQAGGVVCSYDGSPAQLATGRLIACTPGLEQALIEGLGNCRPLTGASFGAPELDQPSP